From the genome of Eublepharis macularius isolate TG4126 chromosome 12, MPM_Emac_v1.0, whole genome shotgun sequence, one region includes:
- the LOC129339858 gene encoding olfactory receptor 6X1-like, with translation MDLTNCSRVEEFILLGFPHVWGINITLFVLVLLLYILSIAGNCLIIVMVRADYRLQKPMYFFLSNLSFLEVWYTTAVVPKMLANLLSEKTTICFYCCMAQSYFHFLFGITEFYILTVMSFDRYVAICQPLRYSTIMTSSLCLQLALAAWFGGFFTILLQTILVVRLPYCGSNIVNHFYCDIGPMLKIAGGDTHLIEVIGFFIAVAVILTSLLLTVVSYIFIISTILRIPSISGQQRAFSTCASHLTVVSILYGAVLFIYLRPSAKHSSFSLNKAISVLNTVVTPVLNPFIYTIRNNEVKEALRQSLQKKALSFPKVHLLVCTAKG, from the coding sequence ATGGATTTGACTAACTGTTCAAGGGTGGAAGAATTCATACTCCTTGGATTCCCACATGTCTGGGGAATCAATATCACtttatttgtacttgtcctcctGCTCTACATTTTATCTATTGCAGGGAATTGTCTTATCATTGTCATGGTGAGAGCTGACTACAGGCTCCAAAAGCCAATGTATTTCTTCCTTAGCAACCTCTCTTTCCTTGAGGTATGGTACACTACTGCTGTTGTCCCTAAGATGTTGGCCAACCTTCTCTCAGAAAAGACCACCATCTGCTTCTACTGCTGCATGGCACAGTCCTACTTCCACTTCCTCTTCGGCATCACAGAGTTCTACATCTTGACTGTCATGTCATTTGATAGGTACGTGGCGATCTGCCAGCCGCTGAGATATTCCACCATCATGACCTCTAGCCTCTGCCTTCAGCTTGCACTGGCTGCCTGGTTTGGGGGATTTTTCACCATCCTGTTGCAGACTATATTAGTGGTAAGGCTTCCCTACTGTGGCTCGAACATTGTCAACCATTTCTACTGTGACATAGGACCGATGCTGAAGATTGCAGGTGGCGACACACATCTCATTGAAGTGATCGGCTTCTTCATTGCTGTGGCTGTGATATTGACCTCTCTGCTGTTGACCGTGGTGTCTTACATCTTCATCATCTCCACCATTCTCCGCATCCCTTCTATTAGTGGTCAGCAGAGGGCCTTTTCCACCTGTGCCTCTCACCTGACCGTGGTCAGCATCTTGTACGGGGCTGTCCTTTTCATCTACTTAAGACCTAGTGCCAAGCACTCATCTTTCAGCCTCAATAAAGCCATCTCCGTGCTTAACACTGTGGTCACCCCTGTGCTCAACCCTTTCATATACACCATCAGGAACAATGAAGTCAAGGAAGCTTTACGGCAATCCTTACAAAAGAAGGCTTTGAGTTTTCCTAAAGTCCACCTGCTGGTCTGTACAGCAAAAGGCTAA